A window of the Streptomyces sp. Ag109_O5-10 genome harbors these coding sequences:
- a CDS encoding aldo/keto reductase family oxidoreductase: MDNTPSASLPGGTWALGDLTVTRVGYGAMQLAGPGVMGPPADRDGALAVLREAVALGITHIDTAGAYGPRVTNRLIREALHPYPASLHVVTKVGAVRDGQGDWIPARRPEDLRRAVRENLDDLGLDTLDVVNLRLGDAQGFRPGSLAEPFEALAELRQQGLIRHLGVSNATPEQVAEARTIAPVVCVQNMYNLAHRQDDELIDDLAAQGIAYVPFFPLGGFTPLQSTALSAVAARLDATPMSVALAWLLRRSPNILLIPGTSAVAHLRENVAGAGLALSDEDLAELDKIGR; the protein is encoded by the coding sequence ATGGACAACACACCCTCCGCATCGCTGCCCGGCGGCACCTGGGCCCTGGGCGATCTGACCGTGACCCGGGTCGGCTACGGCGCCATGCAGCTCGCCGGGCCCGGGGTCATGGGCCCGCCCGCCGACCGCGACGGCGCGCTCGCCGTACTGCGCGAGGCCGTCGCCCTCGGGATCACCCACATCGACACCGCGGGTGCGTACGGACCGCGCGTGACCAACCGGCTGATCCGTGAGGCCCTGCATCCGTACCCCGCGTCGCTGCACGTCGTGACCAAGGTCGGCGCGGTCCGCGACGGGCAGGGCGACTGGATTCCCGCCCGGCGGCCCGAGGACCTGCGCCGCGCCGTCCGGGAGAACCTCGACGACCTCGGCCTCGACACCCTCGACGTGGTCAACCTCCGGCTCGGCGACGCCCAGGGGTTTCGGCCCGGCTCGCTCGCCGAGCCCTTCGAGGCACTCGCCGAACTCCGGCAGCAGGGCCTGATCCGGCACCTCGGAGTGAGCAACGCGACGCCGGAACAGGTCGCCGAGGCCCGGACGATCGCGCCGGTCGTGTGCGTGCAGAACATGTACAACCTCGCCCACCGCCAGGACGACGAGCTGATCGACGACCTCGCCGCCCAGGGCATCGCCTACGTGCCCTTCTTCCCGCTCGGCGGCTTCACCCCGCTGCAGTCCACGGCACTGTCCGCAGTGGCCGCCCGGCTGGACGCGACGCCGATGTCGGTCGCCCTCGCCTGGCTGCTGCGGCGGTCGCCGAACATCCTGCTCATTCCCGGGACCTCGGCGGTGGCGCACCTGCGGGAGAACGTCGCCGGCGCGGGACTCGCCCTGTCCGACGAGGACCTCGCCGAGCTGGACAAGATCGGCCGGTAG
- a CDS encoding LysR family transcriptional regulator, whose product MDGTGGTGRTDTTDTTDAVATLETRELRYFLAVAGELHFGRAAERLGIAQPPLSRAIQQLERRLGVRLLDRDRRGVRLTGAGEVLLHEGRAALDATSAAVRRTRRAGGAGGPAGPRDRLVLAVKAGASHELLHKLLDAYAAEPGAAEIEVLPTGMCEQEGMLRDGRADVALMHAPFNSLAGFDSEELTSEGQIAVLPAGHPLAAHRTLSLADVVDIPGLPLARWPRHGTYPPGPGPEIRDQTQLAQLIALGRTATVLPDSARAWLWAEHAAVPLTDAPPVVTHIAWPAHSRSLALAALVRTATRL is encoded by the coding sequence ATGGACGGGACGGGCGGCACGGGCAGGACGGACACCACGGACACCACCGACGCCGTGGCCACCTTGGAGACCCGCGAGCTGAGGTACTTCCTGGCCGTCGCCGGGGAACTGCACTTCGGCCGCGCCGCCGAGCGCCTCGGCATCGCGCAGCCGCCGCTGTCCCGGGCGATCCAGCAGCTGGAACGGCGTCTCGGCGTCCGCCTGCTGGACCGCGACCGCCGCGGGGTCCGGCTGACCGGCGCCGGGGAGGTGCTGCTGCACGAGGGCCGCGCGGCCCTCGACGCGACCAGCGCCGCCGTCCGCCGCACCCGCCGGGCCGGCGGCGCCGGGGGTCCGGCCGGCCCCCGCGACCGCCTGGTGCTGGCCGTGAAGGCCGGCGCGTCCCACGAACTGCTGCACAAGCTCCTCGACGCCTACGCGGCCGAGCCCGGCGCCGCCGAGATCGAGGTGCTGCCCACGGGCATGTGCGAGCAGGAAGGGATGCTGCGCGACGGCCGCGCCGACGTGGCGCTCATGCACGCACCGTTCAACTCCCTCGCCGGGTTCGACAGCGAGGAGCTGACGAGCGAGGGGCAGATCGCCGTCCTGCCCGCCGGTCACCCGCTCGCCGCCCACCGGACGCTGTCCCTCGCCGACGTCGTCGACATCCCGGGCCTGCCGCTCGCCCGCTGGCCCCGCCACGGCACGTACCCGCCCGGTCCGGGCCCCGAGATCCGCGACCAGACCCAGCTGGCCCAGCTGATCGCCCTCGGGCGCACCGCGACCGTCCTGCCCGACTCGGCCCGCGCCTGGCTGTGGGCGGAGCACGCCGCCGTCCCGCTGACCGACGCGCCACCCGTGGTCACCCACATCGCCTGGCCCGCCCACAGCCGCTCCCTGGCCCTGGCCGCCCTGGTCCGCACGGCCACCCGGCTGTGA
- a CDS encoding L,D-transpeptidase, producing MIYGRIARYRCGLVREVAGVLVVAVAVLCLGAGTGAAVGAAPEPGAAVPESELVPGVAPGPSQPWQIDTPDQVLAPKVYTPTAKEDAVEPKAAAPGTYDLIEYVPLSDAVSKVSCSKLTGPYQKQIEQWLKLKADGKQSAADCKAIQKFQKKYKIKPAIGFAGPVTWYQMMLLSAKKNPNAAGNCPVKSYRVACVDLNRQVTWVQKGSKVVYGPVQMRSGRKGYATRAGWHTVYWRHKNHWSTLYNSPMPYAQFFDGGQAFHAVYGSIYTTVGSWGCVNLKLGDAKKLWSVLKKGDKVYVWGHRTGT from the coding sequence ATGATTTATGGACGAATCGCTCGTTATCGGTGTGGTCTGGTGCGGGAGGTCGCAGGGGTTCTCGTGGTCGCCGTGGCTGTGCTCTGCCTCGGTGCCGGGACCGGGGCCGCGGTCGGCGCCGCGCCCGAACCGGGTGCCGCCGTCCCCGAGTCGGAGCTGGTGCCGGGGGTCGCGCCGGGGCCCTCGCAGCCCTGGCAGATCGACACCCCCGACCAGGTGCTGGCGCCCAAGGTGTACACGCCCACCGCCAAGGAGGACGCCGTCGAGCCGAAGGCGGCGGCCCCCGGGACGTACGACCTCATCGAGTACGTGCCGCTCAGCGACGCCGTCTCCAAGGTGAGCTGCTCCAAGCTGACCGGGCCGTATCAGAAGCAGATCGAGCAGTGGCTGAAGCTGAAGGCGGACGGGAAGCAGTCCGCCGCCGACTGCAAGGCCATCCAGAAGTTCCAGAAGAAGTACAAGATCAAGCCGGCGATCGGGTTCGCGGGGCCCGTGACCTGGTACCAGATGATGCTCCTGTCGGCGAAGAAGAACCCGAACGCCGCCGGGAACTGCCCCGTGAAGTCGTACCGGGTCGCCTGCGTGGACCTCAACCGGCAGGTCACCTGGGTGCAGAAGGGCAGCAAGGTGGTCTACGGGCCGGTGCAGATGCGCAGCGGGCGGAAGGGGTACGCGACCAGGGCCGGGTGGCACACCGTCTACTGGCGGCACAAGAACCACTGGTCGACGCTGTACAACTCGCCCATGCCCTACGCCCAGTTCTTCGACGGCGGGCAGGCCTTCCACGCCGTCTACGGCTCCATCTACACCACCGTCGGCTCCTGGGGCTGCGTGAACCTCAAGCTCGGCGACGCGAAGAAACTGTGGAGCGTGCTGAAGAAGGGCGACAAGGTGTACGTGTGGGGCCACCGTACGGGTACCTGA
- the coaA gene encoding type I pantothenate kinase produces the protein MPRSAHRHRPEATPYVDLTRSEWSALRDKTPLPLTAEEVEKLRGLGDVIDLDEVRDIYLPLSRLLNLYVGATDGLRGALNTFLGEQGSQSGTPFVIGVAGSVAVGKSTVARLLQALLSRWPEHPRVELVTTDGFLLPTRELEARGLMSRKGFPESYDRRALTRFVADIKAGKDVVTAPVYSHLIYDIVPDRKLTVRRPDILIVEGLNVLQPALPGQDGRTRVGLADYFDFSVYVDASTEDIERWYLNRFRKLRATAFQNPDSYFRKYTQVSEEEAVDYARGLWRTINKPNLVENIAPTRGRAALVVRKGPDHKVQRLRLRKL, from the coding sequence ATGCCCCGGAGCGCCCACCGGCACAGGCCGGAGGCGACTCCCTACGTCGACCTCACCCGCTCCGAGTGGAGCGCGCTGCGCGACAAGACGCCGTTGCCGCTCACCGCCGAGGAGGTCGAGAAGCTGCGCGGCCTCGGCGACGTGATCGACCTCGACGAGGTGCGGGACATCTATCTCCCGCTGTCCCGGCTGCTCAATCTGTACGTCGGTGCCACGGACGGCCTCAGGGGCGCCCTGAACACCTTCCTCGGCGAGCAGGGCTCCCAGTCCGGCACCCCGTTCGTCATAGGCGTCGCCGGTTCGGTGGCCGTCGGGAAGTCCACCGTCGCCCGGCTCCTGCAGGCCCTGCTCTCCCGCTGGCCGGAGCACCCCCGCGTCGAGCTGGTGACCACGGACGGCTTCCTGCTCCCCACCAGGGAGCTCGAAGCCCGCGGCCTGATGTCCCGCAAGGGCTTCCCCGAGTCGTACGACCGCCGGGCCCTGACCCGCTTCGTCGCCGACATCAAGGCCGGCAAGGACGTGGTCACCGCCCCCGTCTACTCCCACCTCATCTACGACATCGTGCCGGACCGGAAGCTCACCGTCCGCCGGCCGGACATCCTCATCGTCGAGGGCCTCAACGTCCTCCAGCCCGCCCTCCCCGGTCAGGACGGCCGCACCCGGGTCGGTCTCGCCGACTACTTCGACTTCAGCGTGTACGTCGACGCGAGCACCGAGGACATCGAGCGCTGGTACCTCAACCGGTTCCGCAAGCTGCGCGCGACCGCCTTCCAGAACCCGGACTCGTACTTCCGCAAGTACACCCAGGTGTCCGAGGAGGAGGCCGTCGACTACGCCCGCGGCCTCTGGCGGACCATCAACAAGCCCAACCTGGTGGAGAACATCGCCCCGACCCGCGGCCGCGCCGCCCTGGTCGTCCGCAAGGGACCGGACCACAAGGTGCAGCGACTGCGGCTCCGCAAGCTCTAG
- a CDS encoding DUF389 domain-containing protein, which yields MLHLRLITPADRTDDAVRLIEATVGTAHLVVLPGAARDPAGDVVMCDVAREAGDELIRGLRALDLDRTGSIAVQDIDLSLSHHADKAEAEAPGEGADAVLWEGLTEATHEESTLSVTYVAFITLATMIAACGVVLDNAILIVGAMAVGPEFGPLAGLCTALVRRRPRLAVRSVVALLVGFAVAMLVTVGFTCLMDGLGLFTRVQLEAERPNTNFIYRPDAFSFVVAVLAGIAGILSLTSAKSGALVGVAISVTTVPAAANAAVAFAFTEYRQAWGSSEQLLLNLLGIVLAGTLTLLAQKWFWASRRARTAKAGGS from the coding sequence ATGCTGCATCTGCGCCTGATCACCCCGGCCGACCGCACGGACGACGCGGTCCGTCTGATCGAGGCGACCGTGGGCACCGCGCACCTGGTCGTGCTGCCGGGCGCGGCCCGCGACCCGGCCGGGGACGTCGTGATGTGCGACGTGGCCCGCGAGGCCGGTGACGAACTCATCCGCGGGCTGCGGGCGTTGGACCTCGACCGCACCGGCTCGATCGCGGTCCAGGACATCGACCTGAGCCTGTCCCACCATGCCGACAAGGCCGAGGCGGAGGCCCCGGGCGAGGGCGCCGACGCGGTGCTGTGGGAGGGGCTGACCGAGGCGACCCACGAGGAGTCGACGCTGTCGGTCACCTACGTCGCCTTCATCACCCTGGCCACGATGATCGCGGCCTGCGGTGTCGTCCTGGACAACGCGATCCTGATCGTGGGCGCGATGGCGGTGGGTCCGGAGTTCGGCCCGCTGGCCGGCCTGTGCACGGCACTGGTGCGGCGCCGGCCCCGCCTGGCGGTGCGCTCCGTCGTCGCGCTGCTGGTCGGCTTCGCGGTGGCGATGCTCGTGACGGTGGGCTTCACCTGTCTCATGGACGGCCTCGGCCTGTTCACGAGGGTGCAGCTGGAGGCGGAACGCCCGAACACCAACTTCATCTACCGCCCCGACGCCTTCTCGTTCGTCGTCGCGGTCCTGGCCGGCATCGCCGGCATACTCTCCCTGACCTCGGCGAAGTCCGGTGCCCTGGTGGGTGTCGCCATCTCGGTGACGACGGTCCCGGCTGCCGCGAACGCGGCCGTGGCCTTCGCCTTCACGGAGTACCGCCAGGCATGGGGTTCCTCGGAACAACTGCTGCTGAACCTGCTGGGGATCGTGCTGGCGGGAACGCTGACGCTGCTGGCCCAGAAGTGGTTCTGGGCCAGCCGGCGTGCGCGCACGGCGAAGGCGGGCGGTTCCTAG
- a CDS encoding holo-ACP synthase: MSIIGVGIDVAEIDRFRESLERTPGLAGRLFVERELYLPGGERRGVASLAARFAAKEALAKALGAPPGLLWTDAEVVVEDNGRPRLQVQGSVAACAAELGVRSWHVSLSHDAGVASAVVIAEG, from the coding sequence GTGAGCATCATCGGGGTAGGCATCGACGTCGCCGAGATCGACCGGTTCCGGGAGTCGCTGGAGCGGACCCCCGGGCTGGCCGGGCGGCTCTTCGTCGAGCGGGAGCTGTACCTGCCGGGCGGGGAGCGGCGCGGTGTCGCCTCGCTCGCGGCGCGGTTCGCGGCCAAGGAGGCACTGGCCAAGGCGCTCGGCGCACCGCCGGGGCTGCTCTGGACGGACGCGGAGGTGGTCGTCGAGGACAACGGGCGGCCGCGGCTGCAGGTGCAGGGCAGCGTGGCCGCCTGCGCGGCCGAACTCGGCGTGCGGTCGTGGCATGTGTCGCTCAGTCACGACGCCGGGGTGGCGTCGGCGGTGGTGATCGCCGAGGGATGA
- the alr gene encoding alanine racemase: MSDTPTAQTAPTAPLRARAEIDLAALRANARTLRALAPGAALMAVVKSDAYGHGAPRCARAAVEAGASWLGTATPEEALALRADPGLPADVRIMCWLWTPGGPWRAAIEADLDVSVSGMWALREVTEAARAAGRPARVQLKADTGLGRSGCQPADWPELVREALRAEAAGLLRITGLWSHFACADEPGHPSIAAQLTLFRELLGYAEGQGVRPEVRHIANSPATLTLPETHFDLVRTGIALYGLSPSPELGSAADFGLRPVMTLSASLALVKHVPGGHGVSYGHHYVTPGETTLGLVPVGYADGIPRHASGTGPVLVGGKWRTAAGRIAMDQFVVDLGGDEPEAGAEAVLFGPGDRGEPTADDWAQAAGTIAYEIVTRIGTRVPRVYVNGEPSGQEPGDDA; the protein is encoded by the coding sequence ATGAGTGACACACCGACGGCGCAGACCGCACCGACCGCGCCCCTGCGCGCCCGCGCCGAGATCGACCTGGCCGCCCTGCGGGCCAATGCGCGGACCCTGCGTGCCCTCGCACCGGGCGCGGCCCTGATGGCCGTGGTGAAGTCCGACGCGTACGGCCACGGGGCACCGCGGTGTGCCCGCGCGGCCGTCGAGGCGGGCGCGAGCTGGCTCGGCACGGCCACCCCGGAGGAGGCCCTGGCGCTGCGCGCGGACCCCGGGCTGCCCGCGGACGTGCGGATCATGTGCTGGCTGTGGACGCCGGGCGGCCCCTGGCGGGCGGCGATCGAAGCCGACCTCGACGTGTCGGTGAGCGGCATGTGGGCCCTGCGCGAGGTGACCGAGGCGGCGCGGGCGGCAGGACGCCCCGCCCGCGTGCAGCTCAAGGCCGACACCGGACTCGGGCGCAGCGGCTGCCAGCCCGCCGACTGGCCCGAGCTGGTCCGCGAGGCGCTGCGCGCCGAGGCGGCGGGACTGCTCCGGATCACCGGACTCTGGTCGCACTTCGCCTGCGCCGACGAGCCCGGCCACCCCTCCATCGCCGCCCAGCTCACCCTCTTCCGCGAGCTGCTCGGGTACGCCGAGGGGCAGGGCGTGCGCCCCGAGGTGCGGCACATCGCCAACTCACCGGCCACCCTCACCCTGCCCGAGACCCACTTCGACCTGGTCCGTACGGGCATCGCGCTCTACGGCCTCTCGCCCAGCCCCGAGCTGGGCAGCGCGGCCGACTTCGGGCTGCGCCCCGTGATGACGCTGTCCGCCTCCCTCGCCCTCGTGAAGCACGTACCGGGCGGGCACGGGGTCAGCTACGGGCACCACTACGTCACGCCCGGCGAGACGACCCTCGGACTCGTCCCCGTCGGTTACGCGGACGGCATCCCGCGACACGCCTCCGGCACCGGGCCCGTGCTGGTCGGCGGAAAGTGGCGGACGGCCGCCGGGCGCATCGCCATGGACCAGTTCGTCGTGGACCTCGGCGGCGACGAGCCCGAAGCCGGGGCGGAGGCGGTGCTGTTCGGTCCGGGCGACCGGGGTGAGCCCACCGCCGACGACTGGGCCCAGGCCGCGGGCACGATTGCATACGAAATCGTCACGCGCATCGGAACCCGGGTACCCCGCGTCTATGTGAACGGGGAACCGAGTGGGCAAGAACCAGGGGACGACGCCTGA
- the glmS gene encoding glutamine--fructose-6-phosphate transaminase (isomerizing): MCGIVGYVGAQSALDVVVAGLKRLEYRGYDSAGVAVLADGGLASAKKAGKLVNLEKELTERPLPAGGTCIGHTRWATHGGPTDANAHPHLDNAGRVAVVHNGIIENFAALRAELAERGHDLASETDTEVVAHLLAEEFSGTADLAEAMRLVCRRLEGAFTLVAVHADDPDVVVGARRNSPLVVGVGEGEAFLASDVAAFIAHTRSAIELGQDQVVELRRDGVTVTGFDGAPADVRSYHVDWDASAAEKGGYDYFMLKEIAEQPKAVADTLLGRIDANGSLTLDEVRISAAELREIDKVVIVACGTAFHAGLIAKYAIEHWTRIPCEVELASEFRYRDPILDSRSLVIAISQSGETMDTLMALRHAREQGSKVLAICNTNGSTIPRESDAVLYTHAGPEVAVASTKAFLTQLVACYLVALYLGQVRGTKWGDEISAVIRDLSHISGEVERVLETMEPVRALARTLADKKTVLFLGRHVGYPVALEGALKLKELAYMHAEGFAAGELKHGPIALIEADLPVVVVVPSPRGRSVLHDKIVSNIQEIRARGARTIVIAEEGDETVVPYADHLIRIPATPTLLQPLVATVPLQVFACELATARGNEVDQPRNLAKSVTVE; the protein is encoded by the coding sequence ATGTGCGGAATCGTGGGATACGTGGGGGCGCAGTCGGCGCTCGATGTGGTGGTCGCCGGGCTCAAGCGGCTGGAGTACCGCGGGTACGACTCGGCGGGCGTCGCCGTGCTCGCGGACGGCGGGCTCGCCTCGGCGAAGAAGGCCGGGAAGCTGGTCAACCTGGAGAAGGAGCTGACGGAGCGGCCGCTGCCGGCCGGTGGCACCTGCATCGGGCACACCCGGTGGGCCACGCACGGCGGGCCGACGGACGCCAACGCGCACCCGCACCTGGACAACGCGGGCCGGGTCGCCGTCGTCCACAACGGGATCATCGAGAACTTCGCCGCGCTGCGCGCTGAGTTGGCCGAGCGCGGGCACGACCTCGCCTCCGAGACGGACACCGAGGTGGTCGCGCACCTGCTCGCCGAGGAGTTCTCCGGCACCGCCGACCTCGCCGAGGCGATGCGGCTGGTGTGCCGGCGGCTGGAGGGCGCGTTCACGCTGGTCGCGGTGCACGCCGACGATCCGGACGTGGTCGTCGGCGCACGCCGGAACTCCCCGCTCGTGGTGGGCGTCGGAGAGGGCGAGGCCTTTCTCGCCTCGGACGTCGCCGCGTTCATCGCCCACACGCGTTCCGCGATCGAGCTGGGCCAGGACCAGGTGGTGGAGCTGCGCCGGGACGGCGTGACGGTGACGGGCTTCGACGGCGCTCCGGCGGACGTCCGCTCGTACCACGTCGACTGGGACGCGTCGGCAGCGGAGAAGGGGGGCTACGACTACTTCATGCTCAAGGAGATCGCCGAGCAGCCCAAGGCGGTCGCCGACACCCTGCTCGGCCGTATCGACGCGAACGGCTCGCTGACCCTCGACGAGGTCCGGATCTCCGCCGCCGAGCTGCGTGAGATCGACAAGGTCGTCATCGTCGCGTGCGGTACGGCCTTCCACGCAGGCCTGATCGCCAAGTACGCCATCGAGCACTGGACGCGCATCCCGTGCGAGGTGGAGCTGGCCAGCGAGTTCCGGTACCGGGACCCGATCCTGGACTCGCGCAGCCTCGTCATCGCCATCTCCCAGTCCGGCGAGACCATGGACACGCTGATGGCACTGCGGCACGCACGGGAACAGGGCTCCAAGGTCCTCGCGATCTGCAACACCAACGGCTCGACGATCCCGCGGGAGTCGGACGCGGTGCTGTACACCCACGCCGGACCCGAGGTCGCGGTCGCCTCGACCAAGGCGTTCCTCACCCAGCTGGTGGCCTGCTACCTGGTGGCGCTGTACCTCGGCCAGGTGCGGGGCACCAAGTGGGGCGACGAGATCAGCGCCGTGATCCGGGACCTCTCGCACATCTCCGGCGAGGTCGAGCGGGTCCTGGAGACCATGGAGCCGGTACGGGCGCTGGCCCGGACGCTGGCGGACAAGAAGACCGTGCTGTTCCTCGGCCGGCACGTCGGCTACCCGGTCGCCCTCGAAGGCGCCCTGAAGCTCAAGGAGCTGGCGTACATGCACGCCGAGGGCTTCGCGGCGGGTGAGCTGAAGCACGGGCCGATCGCGCTGATCGAGGCGGACCTGCCGGTGGTGGTCGTGGTCCCGTCCCCGCGTGGCCGCTCCGTCCTCCACGACAAGATCGTGTCCAACATCCAGGAGATCCGGGCCCGCGGCGCCCGCACCATCGTGATCGCGGAGGAGGGCGACGAGACGGTCGTACCGTACGCCGACCACCTGATCCGGATCCCTGCCACGCCGACCCTGCTCCAGCCGCTGGTCGCCACGGTCCCGCTCCAGGTATTCGCCTGCGAACTGGCCACCGCCCGGGGCAACGAGGTGGACCAGCCCAGGAACCTCGCCAAGTCGGTCACGGTCGAGTAG
- a CDS encoding NAD(P)H-hydrate dehydratase, translated as MRTAYSVETVRAAERELMARLPEGALMQRAAAGLAAACADLLGRVYGSRVVLLVGSGDNGGDALYAGARLARRGAGVAAVLLAPERTHEGGLAALRRAGGTVVREGGAEELVLRADLVVDGIVGIGGKGGLRPGAAELVAVVERSRAAVVAVDLPSGVEADTGEVRGAAVRADLTVTFGTHKPGLLIDPAREYAGSVRLVDIGLELPEEAELEALQDVDVARLLPVPSAESDKYRRGVVGVVAGSARYPGAAVLAVAGALRGGAGAVRYVGPARGEVLARFPETLVSDGGPRKAGRVQAWVAGPGVGDDADAVAEVLAEDVPVLVDADGLRLADRDAVRGRTAPTLMTPHAGEAAALLGVRREEVEAGRLAAVRELAAAYRATVLLKGSTTLVAAAGGGSAVRVNATGTPWLATAGSGDVLSGLAGSLLAAGLDGRDAGSVAAYLHGLAGRFAAEGAPTVAHAVADELPAAWRGVFPPAHPTR; from the coding sequence ATGCGGACTGCTTACAGCGTGGAGACGGTACGGGCGGCCGAGCGGGAGCTGATGGCGCGGCTGCCGGAAGGGGCGCTGATGCAGCGGGCCGCCGCCGGGCTGGCCGCCGCCTGCGCCGACTTGCTCGGACGGGTGTACGGCAGCCGGGTGGTCCTGCTGGTCGGCAGCGGGGACAACGGCGGGGACGCCCTGTACGCCGGGGCGCGGCTGGCCCGCCGCGGCGCGGGGGTCGCGGCGGTGCTGCTCGCGCCGGAGCGCACGCACGAGGGCGGTCTTGCGGCGCTGCGCCGGGCCGGAGGGACCGTCGTACGGGAGGGCGGCGCCGAGGAGTTGGTGCTGCGGGCCGATCTCGTCGTCGACGGGATCGTGGGGATCGGCGGCAAGGGCGGGCTGCGGCCCGGGGCGGCGGAACTGGTGGCGGTCGTGGAGCGGTCCCGGGCCGCCGTCGTCGCCGTGGACCTGCCGAGCGGGGTGGAGGCGGACACCGGCGAGGTGCGCGGGGCGGCCGTACGGGCGGACCTGACCGTGACCTTCGGGACGCACAAGCCGGGGCTGCTGATCGATCCGGCGCGGGAGTACGCCGGTTCGGTGCGGCTGGTCGACATCGGGCTCGAACTGCCCGAGGAGGCCGAGCTGGAGGCGTTGCAGGACGTGGACGTGGCGCGGCTGCTGCCGGTGCCGTCGGCGGAGAGCGACAAGTACCGGCGCGGGGTGGTGGGCGTCGTGGCCGGCTCGGCGCGCTATCCGGGGGCCGCGGTGCTCGCGGTCGCGGGGGCGTTGCGGGGCGGGGCCGGGGCCGTGCGGTACGTCGGGCCGGCCAGGGGCGAGGTGCTGGCCCGCTTTCCCGAGACGCTGGTGTCTGACGGGGGGCCGCGGAAGGCCGGGCGGGTGCAGGCGTGGGTGGCCGGGCCGGGGGTCGGGGACGACGCCGACGCCGTCGCCGAGGTGCTGGCGGAGGACGTGCCGGTGCTGGTCGACGCGGACGGGCTGCGGCTCGCCGACCGGGACGCGGTGCGCGGCCGTACGGCGCCGACCCTGATGACGCCGCACGCCGGGGAGGCGGCGGCCCTGCTGGGGGTACGGCGGGAGGAGGTCGAGGCCGGCCGGCTCGCGGCGGTGCGGGAGCTGGCGGCGGCGTACCGGGCGACGGTGCTGCTGAAGGGGTCGACGACGCTGGTCGCGGCGGCGGGGGGCGGGTCCGCCGTCCGGGTGAACGCGACGGGGACGCCCTGGCTGGCCACCGCCGGGAGCGGGGACGTGCTGTCGGGGCTGGCGGGGTCGTTGCTGGCGGCGGGGCTGGACGGGCGGGACGCGGGGAGCGTGGCGGCGTATCTGCACGGTCTCGCGGGGCGGTTCGCGGCGGAGGGGGCGCCGACGGTGGCGCACGCCGTCGCGGACGAGTTGCCGGCGGCGTGGCGGGGTGTTTTCCCACCCGCCCACCCGACTCGGTAG